From a region of the Sminthopsis crassicaudata isolate SCR6 chromosome 6, ASM4859323v1, whole genome shotgun sequence genome:
- the LOC141545628 gene encoding solute carrier family 22 member 11-like isoform X2 translates to MTGILLCCSSLVMEWATIKLRSPLTVVISLLISLGHLFVGLLSYGIQEWRKFQLIVSAPFFFILLTNWWLLESPRWLIVNNKLDDALKMLRKAAKINGKKDKSLTIEDLKSAMKKESSASQTHNTMLDLVRSPILHRRVLCMSFIGFSTGILFYGLSINLQDLGYNIKILQVILGFSSFLSRFGTIFIMNCFGRRTISIPCLLFAGLLTLVCAFLPQGILRATLTMVGINCLVICISCNSVYHTELLPTIVRNRCKGIILTIDRIGAMLAPLVSILKHYIPALPLIIFALLCIIASFVVFFLPETQNKPIPDTMQDLECGHSKEEGRAEGDSMVKVSQF, encoded by the exons ATGACAGGAATTTTACTTTGCTGTTCCTCACTTG TCATGGAATGGGCAACCATCAAGCTCCGGTCCCCACTAACTGTTGTGATATCCTTATTGATCAGCTTGGGGCATCTGTTTGTTGGGCTCCTTTCCTATGGCATCCAAGAATGGCGCAAATTCCAGCTGATAGTGTCTGCTCCCTTCTTTTTCATCCTCCTGACCAATTG GTGGTTGCTAGAATCTCCTAGATGGCTGATTGTCAACAATAAACTTGATGATGCCTTAAAGATGCTCAGAAAAGCTGcaaaaatcaatggaaaaaagGATAAATCCTTGACTATAGAG GATTTGAAATCCGCCATGAAGAAGGAGTCGTCTGCAAGCCAGACCCATAACACCATGTTGGATTTGGTTCGCTCACCCATCCTGCATAGAAGAGTCCTCTGTATGTCTTTTATAGG TTTCTCAACAGGAATACTTTTTTATGGACTCTCAATCAATCTTCAGGACTTGGGGTACAATATTAAAATCCTCCAGGTTATTTTAGGATTTTCCAGCTTCCTATCCAGGTTTGGAACCATTTTCATAATGAATTGCTTTGGCCGTCGAACGATATCAATACCTTGCCTCCTCTTTGCTGGACTCTTGACACTTGTCTGTGCATTTCTGCCTCAAG GAATTTTGCGGGCGACTTTGACAATGGTAGGAATCAACTGTCTTGTGATCTGCATTTCGTGTAATTCTGTCTATCACACTGAGCTCCTCCCCACAATAGTCAG GAACAGGTGCAAGGGAATCATTCTCACCATAGATCGGATAGGGGCAATGCTGGCCCCACTGGTTAGTATTCTCAAACACTACATCCCAGCCCTGCCATTGATCATCTTTGCACTCCTATGCATCATTGCCAGCTTTGTGGTCTTCTTCCTCCCTGAAACCCAAAACAAACCAATACCTGACACCATGCAAGACCTAGAATGTGG ACAttcaaaagaagaaggaagagctGAGGGTGACAGCATGGTGAAAGTAAGCCAATTTTAG